tacatataataTTGTTATAACTAAACCAAGAAGCATAATTAAACAACTAAGCATATTACATATAAAATAGTTGATAAGCAAATATATCATGCTGATTCATAATTATAAcgttttatatatgtatattctATATGCATATCATGTATATTCTACATAGGTATTAGATACATTAATTAGATAATGTATGATGTACCTTAATGACATAACTAAATATTTTGTAGCGTGACAACAGATACAAAGTAATTATAAAGCATGCATTGTATGAAATGACATTATAATATGTAACATATTCCAACACGTtacaaaaaaaagtatataaattatttttcatgtttatatATGAGATACCTAGGGCTTGGATAGTCAGTAGGAATGCAAAACCGAGATAAatctttttcaccttttctaCAGGTAGCTCTGCAAAGTGCCCAGGTTAGCGCTGGGGTACGAGACCTGAGCTCTGTCACTGCCTCGCCTGGCTTCCCTTTCTCAGCCCCTAATGTGCAGGACGTGTGAGCACAGCCTCACTCGGGttccagggagggaggcagggtcTACCACTTGTCCCGCACCGGCTGGGAGCACTGTCCCAGCCGCCCGCCTCACCGCCCGGCTCGTTGCTGTCTGCGCGCTCCCTCAGCACACCTCTCCGCGGGCTCGGGAACTCTCCGTGCTGAGAGCGGGCCTTCCCGCCTCCTCCTTTCACCTCGGCAGAGGCTGGGCTGCCGCTCCATCTTTGTCCTGGCGTGCCTACATCCAACTCCGCCGGCGCCGAAGCTGCCAAGGAAACGTGTCGATTGTCACATAATACATAGCCCTCCTCCTCGCTCCTCCACCAGCAGTAGAGCTGTTTCAAAGGTTTGCTTGTTTCTTTACCAAATGTGTCACCTCGGAGCATCTTAGGAAGCACTGGAGATGAGCTCAGGTGTATGACTTTTAATTTTTCGTTTGCGGCTGCCTTGGATTTACAATCAGGTGATTTTTTACAAGTACAATAAGTCACGGGAGGTCCCTTGCAAGTTATTGAAACGGCAAGTACTTCAGCTGGGGACCATATCAGGCTTGCAGACACAAatctctctttattttctccttccagGTCCTGGTCATAGTTGCAGCCTACACAAGGATGCGCTGTCGATACGTGTACAGACATGCACAGCATTTTGCGTCGTTTTAAGAAGGTATTTACCAAAGCTGCAATCACACCAGGAAGCGCTGATCCAGCTGATTTTGCCAGAGAGAGGCAGATTGGCTTCATCCCCCCTTCAGTTCAGTTTAACCAAAATTAAACAGGAAGCTGTCAGGACAAGGAGACCCTGTAGCCTTTCCCATCTTCCTCAAATGGAAGGCTAGCAAGCGTGAGTGGGGGGCTCCCGCGGAGCAGAAAGTCCAGACACGGCCCCATCAAAACAGAGGAAGGATTTATAGTACCATATCTCTGTGCAGGGATTTTCCTTCATATTTAATATTCAATATTtggtatttattattttcacatttaGTATTTTCTTACTTCATATTTCATACTTCGTACTTCATATTTCTCTTCAGTGTTTGGACTCTTGTGTTAAAAAGGGAGCCTGCAGAGGGCCAGAGCATTTCCAGTGCAGGATAATATACGGGCATGAGTAAAAAATACTGTCCTTCGTGCATCCCAGCAGGGAAGAGTGATCCGGGTTTATTCAGAGCATCGCATGAGGACTCGGTGTCTCCCGAATCGGGCGCGGGCAATGGCGCGGGGAGAGGTTGGCACGGGCCGGCGGGTCGCGCAGGTACCGCCCCACCGCTCCGTGCGGGCCCCCCGCCGCCACGTCAAGGGGCAGGCGGCCGCGGCCGTCGGGGAGGTCGAGGCGCGCCCCGGCCCGGTGCAGCGCCGCCAGCGTCTCCGGAAAGCCGGCCCGGGCCGCGTCGTGCGCCGGGAGGCAGCCGGTGCGCGGGTCGGGGCGGTTGGGGTCGGCTCCGCgccgcagcagcagctcggCCACCCGCGGGCTGCCCAGCATCATCACCTGCGGGGAGAAACAGCGTCAGCGCCCGCCGCAGCGCTCGGACTTCCTCGCTCGGCCCGGAAGGAACAGGGGTCCGcaatggaaagaagaaaatccgAGGGTGAGGCATACAGATCGGCTCTGGACATGCCGTGAACTGGGGAGAACATGTACCCATCGAGGGAGTTTTGCCACACTGGAAAACTTTCCTTTATCCACGCCAGGGGACTGGAGGGAACAGGTGGGGCAGAGAGGTTCGGGACCGCCGTCGGGATCGGGGTGTGCGTGCTCCGGCGGGGGTCGGTAGGCTTGGAGCAGACGAACCAGGGGAAGGGGCTCGCCCTTCTCCCGACGCGCCTCCGCAGAAGCCCAGATCAAGTCCCAAGTCGCTTTGCAGCGGTCCCCCCCGGAACCGTGCCGGTGCGGCGGCCCGCGGGGACCGCCGTCGTTCTGCTCGCATCCGTGATACTTCTCCAGAGGGTCCTCGGCAAGGGGAGACGCGTAACGCAGGGAACCCACCGCGTcggcggcgccgcgcccgccctCTCCCCACCGGCAGGAGGGAACGAACCTGTCGCCTGACCcgcgtgtccagggcaggacCACCGTGCCCGGCAGCCCTCCCCCTCGGGCTCGCCATTTTCTAAGCTGGATTCCCCCTAGCGCAGCCAGCAGTGCGTTCAGCACAGGGGCCAAGTCCCTGCCGCGaagattgggaaaaaaacccccaaccaaccaaataaaaaaagaaaaacactggagGAAGACAACAAATACCTATTTCGAGTGAAATGCTCCACCGACATTTTGTAGGAGAGTGTTTCGCAAGTACTGGCAGTAAAATTTGAATATAGCTTCTCAGATTATTCCAGTTTcgttttattttgaaattttaagaaaaagctGGCTAGAACTATCTCGAAAATTACCTCAGCCTTTGTAAATTTAACCTCTACTGCACCTCCGGAGGCTACGTCTACCTACATGTCCATGCGAGTGTAAAATGTGACCTCCACAGGATTGCTCGTTGTCTACCTGCAGCGTTATCTGGGCAAGGCTGTCGCGGACCGGGTGTTTCTGTGAGAGCCACCGAATATCCTTTCTCTCCCAGACAGAAAATACGAACAGTCATATAAAGCAGAAGACAAGGtataacaaaaggaaaattatttctgcaaacGTGAGTTGTTACATTTATTGCAGGTTTATTGAGAGATGAGCATTAAAGTTCTCAGATTTGAGTCATCCCATCTCTGTTGGCTCAAATAAAGTAAAGGGTTGCTGAGACTAAAACCTCCCTGTTGTGGCCGTCACCGAAAGACTTTCTCCTTCCCAGAGAGGCGACAAGAACCCCTCTGCCACGCCGCTTCGACAGCAGCCGAGCACAGCGACGGGGAGCACCGCCTCCGGAGCAGCGGATGGCCCGGGGCTGCCGCCGCCCCCCTCGGGCGCGGCACGCAAGGCCGCTGCCCTCGCGCGGCTTCCAACACTCCGCCTCCCTACCTGGGTGGGGGTCCTGCCGTAGGAGTTGGCGGCGTTAGGGTCGCAGCTCCCCGAGGCGCCGCAGTGTTGGCCAGCGGGCCCGCCACGGTGCCTCGGGCCCGCCGCGCCATGTCCTGGCCCCCGCGCCCCGCAcggcgccgctgccgccgctcggccgccccgcgctgcccgcggccATCCCGGCCCGCGGCCATGCCGGCCCGCGGGGACCGCCTTGCCCATGGGCACGCCTGGCCCGTGcccccggcggccccggccgcGGCCCAGAGGTTCCCGCGCGGTGCTGTTGTCGCCGAGGCCGCCTCCACCTGCCAGGGCGCGGCGGAGGCTCCTGGCTCTCGTTTTCTTCACCGGGCTGGTGCCGCCCGGCCCATCCCGTGTCAGCGCTGGCTGCCCTCGCCCTCACAGGGCGGAGCGACCTGCGCAGCTCTTCGACGGCAGAGAGCGCTGGGCTCCCAGCCGGTGGCGGGGCGagctctctctccatcttttatGTTCGTCTATCATTTTATTTTCCGGGGCTTTCTCTTGAGGGCAGCAGCGTCTTAACCAGTGCCTGACCGCCACGAGGGGTGCAGGGGAAGGGGATGGCGGGGAGCAAAGGTGGCAAAAGACTTTAACGGGGGCGGAGAATGGCCCCGGGACCGCGGGCCTAATGTCAGCAGGGCCTCTTTCCCCGCCGGCGCTGCCTCCTCGCCCTCTCGGCACCCGAGGCGCAGGAGGCGGAGGTGGCCgcccctccttcccttcccgtGGGTAAGCTGTGAGCTCCTGTCTCTGCTTTTTTAGTTGGCAGCGGCACGTCTACAAGAGACAGCGGGTGCAGCGACGCCGACAGCCTTCACTGAGACGTGAACCGCGGCTGCGACGGCTCCACCCCACCTCCTAAcccgccttttttttttttttttctcctgaaaaagtTGCAAGCCAAACAAAGGCCGCGGCCAagcagcaggctctgccccGCCGCGGCGGGGTTCCTGCACCCGCCTCCCGGCAGGCACCGGGGCGAGGCGGGCCCGGGCGGAGCgccccgggcggcgcggcggcggcggcagcaccACGGACAGCTCCCCCCGCCCgggcccgcgccccccgccgccgcaCCTTCCTCCGCTTCCTCCGGGGAGCCCCCCGCCTCCGCACCGGCCCCTGAAAATACCGCCCCGCATGTGCGGTGTCGAGCCGCGTCGGGCACGTTCCTAAAACTGTACTGGCCAAATTCTTCTTCATCATTACACTTTTCTACTGCTTCCGTGTTTAGATAGGTAGAAATGAGTGGAGTTTCACTCACAATAAAGAGCTTCTTGATAGAAGTTGAAGTTGTTGCTTCTGGTTAAATAACTGAGCGTTTATGATCTGGAGATTTTGTTGGGTTTGACTTTTTCTTTGGTTGGTTTGGCTTGGTTGTCTTTGCTCTTTACTAATGAGTTTCCATTCAAGCACCGGATGCCATACAgatatgaaaataaagatgtttcaACTTGTTTACATTAAGTAAAAGGCAAGAAGTGGAATAGTTTAATCTGTATACTCTGGTATGTAGATCACTGTACAATGGAAACATCCAAGGTGTGAGCAGAATAATTAAGCCTTGAAAAGACTGCAAGCTGATCTTTACAGCAGCTGTAATAAAGCTGCTGTAAAGCTGTAGTAAAGAACCGTACTGTAGAACCAGTTTCCTAGAGATGGTATATTGATCCTGACTCTCAGCTACAGCTACTCTCAGctaagaataaagaaaaaggattcTGACAAGGCTTTGATGCCAGTGATATATCCATAAGGTAAAGATAATCATGTCTGTTGGAACTGTGTGAAAGATTTAGGTGGGGCACTTtatttaacaaagaaaaagcatgaaaataatGTCTAAAGAAAGATAAGCTTTCTACTTATTTGTTTAACTTGTTATTCCAAAGCTATGTGGTATATAAGATAACTATAAATAAGATAACTAAAATATTCCTTCACACTGCTTTCCAAAAAGGGTGGCATTTCCTACCAATCTCATGAACTAGCACTGTCAAATATATATTAATGACAAATTAGGGAGTCCTTCACAATTTTTCCTGCAGATCAGGAAAACCCACATTGTGCCATTAGGGAAGGCCCCCCCTCCAACAAATTCATAAATGGTCATTTTCCCGACCGAGAAAGGAAACCCTGTCCATTAGCAAAAATTGAGATATTTTAGCTGGAAACTGCttgccttggagctggactctCAGACAGAgatttccttttgttctgaatATGCATGTGCTCTCTGAAGGACAATTTCACTGTCCAGTTGATGGTAACTTTAACGAAGCTGCTTTAAGTAGCCACATTTGGAGTAGAAGGTTCTATTTTCACTTACCTAGTTCTCTTTTCCTGGGAAGTTGGAAAATAGCTAACACTGGTGATCTAACATTACTTTTCTGGATCAAAATAAATAGGCAAATAAGCCAGAACAGAAAAGCATCCTGGTTTTGCACTTCTTTCAAGTGGGATATAAAAACACTAACTCTAATTTAGTTTGCCTCTTTGTGATGGCATTGGCAATATTTTGgaagtttgttttctctttttttaccCTGTTGTTCTTTATGTATTATTTCAAGGAAAGTGGACCTCAGCACTACAAAACACTGCATAGACACCCTTCTGGCAATTTTATGGCTATTTGCCCAACTATGT
This genomic window from Prinia subflava isolate CZ2003 ecotype Zambia chromosome Z, Cam_Psub_1.2, whole genome shotgun sequence contains:
- the LOC134563792 gene encoding cyclin-dependent kinase 4 inhibitor B-like, with the translated sequence MGKAVPAGRHGRGPGWPRAARGGRAAAAAPCGARGPGHGAAGPRHRGGPAGQHCGASGSCDPNAANSYGRTPTQVMMLGSPRVAELLLRRGADPNRPDPRTGCLPAHDAARAGFPETLAALHRAGARLDLPDGRGRLPLDVAAGGPHGAVGRYLRDPPARANLSPRHCPRPIRETPSPHAML